The following proteins come from a genomic window of Helicobacter sp. MIT 99-5507:
- the rplS gene encoding 50S ribosomal protein L19, with product MQNRYIDMFEQSQIKDKQIPQFKAGDTIKIGITIKEGDKIRIQYFEGICISIRGHGLNRSFTIRKIGANNVGVEKIFPIYSESLASIEVVRIGRVRRAKLYYLRDKKGKSARIKELRKQDIKK from the coding sequence ATGCAAAATAGATATATAGACATGTTTGAGCAATCTCAAATAAAAGACAAGCAGATTCCGCAATTTAAAGCTGGAGATACTATAAAAATAGGGATTACAATCAAAGAAGGTGATAAAATAAGAATCCAATATTTTGAAGGTATTTGTATATCAATTAGAGGACATGGGCTAAATAGAAGCTTTACGATACGAAAAATTGGTGCAAACAATGTCGGTGTTGAAAAGATTTTTCCAATTTATAGCGAAAGTCTAGCTAGCATAGAAGTTGTTAGAATTGGTAGAGTAAGAAGAGCAAAATTATATTATCTAAGAGACAAAAAAGGTAAATCTGCAAGAATTAAAGAATTAAGAAAACAAGATATAAAGAAATAG